Proteins found in one Scomber scombrus chromosome 15, fScoSco1.1, whole genome shotgun sequence genomic segment:
- the zgc:122979 gene encoding dnaJ homolog subfamily B member 5 isoform X1, whose product MVLIWTQFGVKHKNVNVKCKVRVMHRGDSSGSSSSAESTRSEPDTPCLSIKPPGKDFYKILGVSPDSNEDEIKKAYRKMALKFHPDKNSDADAEDKFKEIAEAYEILTDPKKRGIYDQFGEEGLKNGMSMAGPGSVFRNNFHGDPHATFSSFFHGSDHFDIFFGPDTDGDDDLFNPFRRFPFSHVGGSTGSEGGLRRGQRRLQGKAVVHNLLVTLEEVLHGCTKHVKITRSRLNPDSRSLRSEDKMLNVVVKKGWKAGTKITFPREGDETPNNTPADITFILRDKEHTQYKRDGSNIVYKAKITLKEALCGCTVNVPTLDNRMMPLPCSDVIKPGAVRRLRGEGLPIPKSPSQRGDLVVEFQVLFPDRIPPQSREIIKHSLGQC is encoded by the exons ATGGTTCTCATCTGGACCCAGTTCGGTGTGAAGCAcaaaaatgtcaatgtcaagTGCAAAGTGCGAGTTATGCACAGAGGTGACAGCTCAGGATCTTCATCATCAGCG GAAAGCACCAGGTCTGAGCCAGACACACCCTGCCTGTCGATCAAACCCCCAGGCAAGGACTTCTACAAGATCCTGGGTGTGTCACCAGACTCCAATGAAGATGAGATCAAGAAGGCCTACAGGAAGATGGCTCTGAAGTTCCACCCAGATAAGAAcagtgatgctgatgctgaGGACAAGTTCAAAGAGATCGCAGAAGCCTACGAGATCTTGACTGACCCCAAAAAGAGAGGCATATATGACCAGTTCGGAGAAGAAG gccTTAAAAATGGAATGTCTATGGCTGGCCCAGGCAGTGTTTTTCGCAATAATTTCCACGGTGATCCCCATGccaccttctcctccttcttccatGGCTCCGATCATTTCGACATCTTCTTTGGCCCTGACACTGATGGCGACGATGACCTCTTCAACCCCTTTAGAAGGTTCCCCTTCAGCCACGTGGGCGGGTCCACCGGCAGTGAGGGTGGGCTGCGAAGAGGCCAGCGGCGCCTGCAGGGCAAGGCAGTGGTGCACAATCTCCTGGTGACCCTAGAAGAGGTGTTGCACGGCTGCACAAAGCACGTGAAGATCACCCGCAGCCGCCTCAACCCTGACAGCCGCAGCCTGCGATCTGAAGACAAGATGCTGAATGTGGTGGTGAAGAAAGGCTGGAAAGCAGGCACCAAGATCACCTTCCCAAGGGAGGGAGACGAGACACCCAACAACACCCCTGCAGACATCACCTTCATTCTCAGGGACAAGGAGCACACCCAGTACAAGAGAGATGGCTCCAACATCGTCTACAAGGCCAAAATCACCCTCAAAGAG GCTCTATGTGGCTGCACAGTTAACGTCCCCACACTTGACAACCGGATGATGCCTCTACCATGCAGTGATGTTATCAAACCTGGTGCTGTACGGCGGCTAAGGGGCGAGGGTCTGCCAATCCCCAAAAGCCCATCCCAGCGTGGCGACTTGGTGGTGGAGTTCCAGGTGCTCTTCCCCGACAGGATCCCACCCCAGTCACGCGAGATCATTAAGCACAGCCTGGGCCAGTGCTAG
- the zgc:122979 gene encoding dnaJ homolog subfamily B member 5 isoform X2: MVLIWTQFGVKHKNVNVKCKVRVMHRGDSSGSSSSAVSWTNESTRSEPDTPCLSIKPPGKDFYKILGVSPDSNEDEIKKAYRKMALKFHPDKNSDADAEDKFKEIAEAYEILTDPKKRGIYDQFGEEGSVFRNNFHGDPHATFSSFFHGSDHFDIFFGPDTDGDDDLFNPFRRFPFSHVGGSTGSEGGLRRGQRRLQGKAVVHNLLVTLEEVLHGCTKHVKITRSRLNPDSRSLRSEDKMLNVVVKKGWKAGTKITFPREGDETPNNTPADITFILRDKEHTQYKRDGSNIVYKAKITLKEALCGCTVNVPTLDNRMMPLPCSDVIKPGAVRRLRGEGLPIPKSPSQRGDLVVEFQVLFPDRIPPQSREIIKHSLGQC, from the exons ATGGTTCTCATCTGGACCCAGTTCGGTGTGAAGCAcaaaaatgtcaatgtcaagTGCAAAGTGCGAGTTATGCACAGAGGTGACAGCTCAGGATCTTCATCATCAGCGGTAAGTTGGACTAAT GAAAGCACCAGGTCTGAGCCAGACACACCCTGCCTGTCGATCAAACCCCCAGGCAAGGACTTCTACAAGATCCTGGGTGTGTCACCAGACTCCAATGAAGATGAGATCAAGAAGGCCTACAGGAAGATGGCTCTGAAGTTCCACCCAGATAAGAAcagtgatgctgatgctgaGGACAAGTTCAAAGAGATCGCAGAAGCCTACGAGATCTTGACTGACCCCAAAAAGAGAGGCATATATGACCAGTTCGGAGAAGAAG GCAGTGTTTTTCGCAATAATTTCCACGGTGATCCCCATGccaccttctcctccttcttccatGGCTCCGATCATTTCGACATCTTCTTTGGCCCTGACACTGATGGCGACGATGACCTCTTCAACCCCTTTAGAAGGTTCCCCTTCAGCCACGTGGGCGGGTCCACCGGCAGTGAGGGTGGGCTGCGAAGAGGCCAGCGGCGCCTGCAGGGCAAGGCAGTGGTGCACAATCTCCTGGTGACCCTAGAAGAGGTGTTGCACGGCTGCACAAAGCACGTGAAGATCACCCGCAGCCGCCTCAACCCTGACAGCCGCAGCCTGCGATCTGAAGACAAGATGCTGAATGTGGTGGTGAAGAAAGGCTGGAAAGCAGGCACCAAGATCACCTTCCCAAGGGAGGGAGACGAGACACCCAACAACACCCCTGCAGACATCACCTTCATTCTCAGGGACAAGGAGCACACCCAGTACAAGAGAGATGGCTCCAACATCGTCTACAAGGCCAAAATCACCCTCAAAGAG GCTCTATGTGGCTGCACAGTTAACGTCCCCACACTTGACAACCGGATGATGCCTCTACCATGCAGTGATGTTATCAAACCTGGTGCTGTACGGCGGCTAAGGGGCGAGGGTCTGCCAATCCCCAAAAGCCCATCCCAGCGTGGCGACTTGGTGGTGGAGTTCCAGGTGCTCTTCCCCGACAGGATCCCACCCCAGTCACGCGAGATCATTAAGCACAGCCTGGGCCAGTGCTAG